The following is a genomic window from Staphylococcus capitis subsp. capitis.
AACTTCTTCCATCAAACATGATTTCTAACAAATCATTTAAAGCTTCTAAATCAGTATATGTTGGAAAAGAATTATTCTTATACGGAACTGTTAATAGCAGAACTGGTTGGGTTGCAGCAAAAGACTTAACTCAAAACGGTAATGATACTCAAGCAACTCCATATCATTACACATTTGTTGTTAATAATAATAAGGGGTACTACTATAATGACTTTGCGAATAATGCACATTATTCACTCAATTCTTATTACAATCAACCATTCATTGTATCGAAACAAATGCAAGTCAATGGCGTAACTTGGTATTATGGTCAATTAACAAATGGTAAATATGTATGGATTAAACCAACGGACTTATCTAAAGAGTCAATTAAATACGTTAGAACTGGTATGACTTTAACAAAAGCAGCAAATATTCAAAATAATTCTTACTATAACCCTCAAGTTCAAAGAACAGCAGGAAAATGGGAAGATGCGAATTATGATGAAATTAAAAATGCTATGGATCCTGTTAGATTAGCTAAAGACGATGAGTATAAATATCAATTCTTACTTTTAGATCAACCACAATACTTACCAGTTTCAGCACTTAATAAATTGTTAGAAGGTAAAGGTGTGCTGGAAGGACAAGGCGCATCATTTAGCCAAGCAGCTAAAAAGTATGGTATTAATGAAATTTATTTAATATCTCACGCTTTAATAGAAACTGGCAATGGTACTTCTGATTTAGCTAAAGGTGGAGACATTGTTAATGGTAAATTCACAAATAAATCAGCTAAAAAATATCACAACGTATTTGGTATAGGCGCATATGATAATAATCCTTTAGTAGAGGGTATTAAATATGCAAAAGAAGCTGGTTGGGATTCAGTATCGAAAGCTATTATTGGCGGAGCGAAATTTATCGGTCAATCTTATGTCAAAGCAGGACAAAATACGCTTTATAAAATGCGTTGGAACCCTGCACATCCAGGTACACATCAATATGCTACAGATATTAACTGGGCTAATTTAAACGCTCAAGTTATTAAAGGATTTTACGATAAAATGGGTGAAGTTGGTAAATACTTTGAAATCCCACAATATAATAAATAAACAGTAATTAATACTAAGGCATCTCTTAAGTAAAATAACTAAGAGATGCCCTTTTTTCGTTTTATATCTAAAATCTAACATACGTCTCACTTTGAATATAAAAAATAAGCAACTTATATCAGTAATAAAATATTACTTATAAGTTACTTACCTTTTTAGTCAAATATTTGTTTAAATGTATATTGCACTTTAAAGCAAAAATTAAAATATTTACTAAACTAAATATAAATATGTCTACTGTTCAATTTATCTAATAATTGATTAAGACTTTCTATTTCTTTAGGTGTTAAACATTGGCATCTTGCTTCGATTAATTCACATCTCGCTGTATTAATTTGTTGAATAAGTGCACGAGCCTCATCAGTTAATATTAACTCCTTGCAACGTAAGTCCTCATGAGATTGTTGACTCGTAATATAACCTTTAAGTACAAGCTTTTTAATCCATCGTGAGACAATCGATTGTTCTCTACTAATCTTCATAGTTAAATCATACTGTGATAAGCGATCATAATTATATAAAATACGTAATAATTCTAACTGTTCAGAGGTTATATCTGTGCGTTGTCCAAAACGTCTGTTTACTAAATTTAAATCATTATTTGTGAGTGTTATAAGTTTTTCAAGTTGTTTATACATGTTGTTCTACTCCACTATTTAATGTTTTTAATATTATATTCTTTATTTATAAAATATACAATACTATTATACACTTTGCACAAATTCGTTGCATATCTACCTAAAAGTATACTAAATTATAATAAGTCTATTTAGAGAAAAAGGAGACGCTTTATGACAGCTATCAAAGATAGGGATTATTTTTTCGATAATGCCCGAGCATTTTTAATATTTCTAGTTGTCTTTGGACATCTTTTACAACCTTATACTTCCGAAGATAAATTTTTATCAGCATTATACCTTTTAATTTATAGTTTTCATATGCCTACGTTCTTATTTATTTCGGGATATTTTGCGAAGAATCTTGATAAACCACATTATTTAGAGAAAATCGCTAAAAAATTACTTGTACCTTATATCATTTTTTTCGCATTCTTTTCTATATATTATTACTTAACTGGCAAAGAAGACGCTATACAGTTAGATCCATTTAATCCAGTCTTTGCCCTATGGTTCTTACTCACGCTATTCTTCTTCCATGTTGTATTAGTGATTGTACGAAGATACAATCCATATATTGTTTTATCTGTGTCTATATTAGTTTCTGTGCTTGCGGGTTTTTCAGGTAATATAGATAGTTATATGAGTATTTCAAGAACAATCGTCTTCTTTCCTATCTTTTATATAGGCCATTTAGTCACTAAAGAACAAACAATGAAATTAAGAAATAAAAAATGGGTACCTATATCAATCATCATTCTTATAGGCTTCTTTATAGGATATGTTCTACACCCTATTAATGGTGATTGGTTACTAGGCAGTTCACCCTATATATCACTCGAAAATCATGGTGGCGATATGTATAGTCCATTTAAACGTTTAATACACTATATAATTATTCTAGTCACTATGGGGGCATTCTTAAATCTGACATCGCAAAAGAAGCGCTTCTACACGTATATAGGACGAAGAACGATGTTTGTATATTTATTACATGGCATTGTTATTGGTGTATTAAGAGGCTTTGCTATATATCCGTTTAAAGATACGATTTCAATATTCACTTATTTATTCTTAATCATTACTACACTAATCATCGTACTCGTATTATCATCAAGATTTGTGTGTAAATGGACCAATCCTGTTATCAACTTACGGAAACCAGCTGATTTCAGAGACTAACAATCTAATTATTAATCATAGATGTATTTTTATACCGAAATGTAGTACTCAAAATATGTTATGATAGTAATAATTTGAAAGAATTATGAGACTATTTTAACAATTCAAATACTACATTTTGGTATTTTTTTAGAGGTGTTTTTCGAAAATGAAGTTATCATTAAATACAAATTCAAAATTTTTAAGAGCGCCAAGTATACGTCAATTTTCAAACAGAATGAAACACATTGATGATTGTGTGAACTTAACTATCGGACAACCAGATTTTCCAATGCCTGATGTTGTTAAAGAAGCTTATATCAGTGCAATTAAAGAAGATAAGACAAGTTATTCCCACAATAAAGGCCTCCCAGAAACACGACAAGCAATTAGTAATTATTTCAAAAAGAAATACGGTTTCGAATATAGTGAAGAAGAAATTATTATTACGAATGGAGCTAGTGAAGCGCTTGATACATCATTAAGAAGTATGATTGAACCTGGTGATGAAATATTAATTCCTGGTCCAGTGTATGCAGGTTATATACCATTGATTGAAACACTCGGTGGTACACCTATTTATATGGATACTACACAATCCGAATTCAAAGTGACACCCGAACTCATTAATAGCCATATTACAGAAAAAACGAAAGCTATTTTACTCAACTACCCTACTAACCCTACTGGCGTTATACTTGAACGTTCTGAGGTCAAAGCCATAGTAAATACACTTGTTGATAAACATCTTTTTATCATTAGCGATGAAATCTACGCTGAAAATACTTTTAAAGGCACCCATACATCCTTTGCGGAATTCACAGAGATTCGTGATCAATTGTTACTTATTGGTGGTTTAAGTAAATCTCATTCAGCTACAGGTATTCGTATTGGTTTCCTCATTGGCCCAGAATATTTAATTGAAAAGTTAACATTTATGCATGCGTATAATTGTATTTGTGCAAATGTACCTGCTCAAATTGCTTGTATTGCAGCTTTAAACGAGGGATTAGAAGCACCACAATATATGAACGATGCTTACATTAAACGTCGCGATTATTTAAAAAATAAACTTGAATCACTTGGTTTTGAATTAACTGCTCAACCGGAAGGCGCATTTTATATTTTCCCAAGTATTAAAAAATTCACTGAAAATGACTTCGATTTCTGTGTAGATGTATTAGAACAAGCACATGTCGCAATGGTTCCTGGATCATCATTTACAGATATGGGTAAAGGATATATTAGAATTTCATATGCTTATGAGATGGATATGCTTAAAGAAGGAATGCGTCGCTTAGAAAATTATTTAAATCAAAATTATCCTGATAAGATGAAATAATTACTTGTAAGGTAATTCATTTTTAAATAAAATACTTACAAATACAAAAATCCACTTGATTGATATTCTACAATCAAGTGGATTTATTTATATTCTCACTAAACGCTTATGGGAATTTAGGGAATTGGTCAAAGTCAGGATCACGTTTTTCTTTGAAAGCGTCGCGTCCTTCTTTCGCTTCATCAGTTGTGTAGTAAAGTAGTGTTGCGTCTCCAGCCATTTGTTGTAAACCAGCTAAACCGTCTGTATCGGCATTCATAGCTGCTTTTAAGAAACGTAAAGCAGTTGGTGAATGTTTCATCATGTCTTTACACCATTGAACTGTTTCGTCTTCAACTTTATCTAAAGGTACTACTGTATTAACTAAGCCCATATCTAAAGCTTCTTGAGCATTGTATTGACGGCATAAGTACCAAATTTCTCTCGCTTTTTTATGACCAACGATACGCGCTAAGTAACCAGAACCATAACCAGCATCGAATGAACCTACTTTAGGTCCAGTTTGACCAAAGATTGCATTGTCTGCAGCGATAGTTAAGTCACAAACTACATTTAATACGTTACCGCCACCAATAGCATAGCCTCTAACCATTGCGATAACCGGTTTTGGAATAACGCGAATTAAACGTTGTAAATCTAATACATTTAAACGAGGAATCTCATCTTCACCTACATAACCACCGTGACCACGTTTCTTTTGATCTCCGCCTGAACAGAATGCTTTGTCTCCTTCACCAGTTAAGATAATAACTGATACATTTTGATCATCACGTGCACGTGAGAATGCATCAATCATTTCAGCGACTGTTTTAGGTGTAAACGCATTACGTACTTCAGGACGATTAATCGTTACCTTTGCAATCCCTTCGAAAAATTCATATTTAATTTCATCATATTCTCTAAGTGTTTCCCACTGTCTAGTCATTTTGCTCCTCCTTTAAAAAACCTAATATTATTGTATCAAATTCCGCACTATCTTCCACATGAATTGTATGCCCAACATCTGAAACTTGCACAGTATGACTATTAGGTATTTCCTCTTTTAATTTCTGTCCTATTTGAACAAACTTTTCGTCTTTTTCACCAGTTAAAATTAACGTACGAACACTTAGCGACGACACGTGTGGCCAAAGATTCGGCATATTGCCCGTACCATAATCACGAAGCGCTTTAGCCAACCTCACAGGGTTCTGGCTCATTCGATTCGCCCTAATAGCCTTTCGCACCTCAGCATCCAATTCATACTGCGACCGGAAAAGCGGCAACTTCTCCCAATCATTCACAAAGATTTCCAATCCAGCAATTTCAAGCACCTTCGCACGAGCAGCATCCACTTGAACACGTTCCACTTTATCCGCTTCCGATTGAATCCCCGCTGAAGTACTTTCTAAGAGCAGCCCACGTAGCGCTACACTGCCATTCAAAGCATAGTATAGCGCTACGCGGCCGCCCATAGAATAACCAAGTAGGTACACGTCATACATGTCATATTGAGACAATACCTCATCAAGTGCATGAGCAATATACGGGAAATCCCAAGTATCATTCATGTCTGAAGTATCCTTACCATGTCCGGGTAAATCAATAGTTAATACGTTCACATGTTGGCTAAGTTGTTCAATATGACTGTCATACGTCGTTGAATCACTAATAAACCCATGCAACATCACAAGTAATTGTTTGCTATCATTTTGAGATTTAAAAAAATTATAATTTAACATTAACGATATCACTCAATTTCTTATATAAAATTTGATGTTGTTGTAAATTATCTTCTCGACTTGTTAATACTTCATATATATGAGAACCCATCGCTGATAATTCCATGTATTTAAAATCTGTTAAGTTTTCAAAGCGATCAAAAGTAAAATCATATAATAGCGCAGTATGCTCGAAGTCTAAACCTGTAGGTGTGCCGAATAATTTCTCGAAATATTCATTCGCTGAATCTTTTTGTGGTAAATAAGAGAAGATACCACCACCATCGTTATTAACAAGCACAATATTAATATGAATATCATTTAATTTCGCCATTAATAAACCATTCATATCATGATAAAAAGATAAATCTCCAATCAAGAGCGTCACATTCTTATGAACTGCCATACCTATCGCGGTTGAGACAACGCCATCAATACCATTTGCGCCGCGATTTGCATAAACTTCCGCTTCAGTTTCAAACATTAAATTATCAACATCTCGAATCGGCATACTATTTCCAACGAAAAACGCATCTTCTTTTGATAATTTATGAATCAGTTCACCCACATAAGCAGCTTCATCAGTTGCATGATTCAAGTAAT
Proteins encoded in this region:
- a CDS encoding acyltransferase family protein gives rise to the protein MTAIKDRDYFFDNARAFLIFLVVFGHLLQPYTSEDKFLSALYLLIYSFHMPTFLFISGYFAKNLDKPHYLEKIAKKLLVPYIIFFAFFSIYYYLTGKEDAIQLDPFNPVFALWFLLTLFFFHVVLVIVRRYNPYIVLSVSILVSVLAGFSGNIDSYMSISRTIVFFPIFYIGHLVTKEQTMKLRNKKWVPISIIILIGFFIGYVLHPINGDWLLGSSPYISLENHGGDMYSPFKRLIHYIIILVTMGAFLNLTSQKKRFYTYIGRRTMFVYLLHGIVIGVLRGFAIYPFKDTISIFTYLFLIITTLIIVLVLSSRFVCKWTNPVINLRKPADFRD
- a CDS encoding MarR family transcriptional regulator; the encoded protein is MYKQLEKLITLTNNDLNLVNRRFGQRTDITSEQLELLRILYNYDRLSQYDLTMKISREQSIVSRWIKKLVLKGYITSQQSHEDLRCKELILTDEARALIQQINTARCELIEARCQCLTPKEIESLNQLLDKLNSRHIYI
- a CDS encoding aminotransferase class I/II-fold pyridoxal phosphate-dependent enzyme produces the protein MKLSLNTNSKFLRAPSIRQFSNRMKHIDDCVNLTIGQPDFPMPDVVKEAYISAIKEDKTSYSHNKGLPETRQAISNYFKKKYGFEYSEEEIIITNGASEALDTSLRSMIEPGDEILIPGPVYAGYIPLIETLGGTPIYMDTTQSEFKVTPELINSHITEKTKAILLNYPTNPTGVILERSEVKAIVNTLVDKHLFIISDEIYAENTFKGTHTSFAEFTEIRDQLLLIGGLSKSHSATGIRIGFLIGPEYLIEKLTFMHAYNCICANVPAQIACIAALNEGLEAPQYMNDAYIKRRDYLKNKLESLGFELTAQPEGAFYIFPSIKKFTENDFDFCVDVLEQAHVAMVPGSSFTDMGKGYIRISYAYEMDMLKEGMRRLENYLNQNYPDKMK
- the menH gene encoding 2-succinyl-6-hydroxy-2,4-cyclohexadiene-1-carboxylate synthase, giving the protein MLNYNFFKSQNDSKQLLVMLHGFISDSTTYDSHIEQLSQHVNVLTIDLPGHGKDTSDMNDTWDFPYIAHALDEVLSQYDMYDVYLLGYSMGGRVALYYALNGSVALRGLLLESTSAGIQSEADKVERVQVDAARAKVLEIAGLEIFVNDWEKLPLFRSQYELDAEVRKAIRANRMSQNPVRLAKALRDYGTGNMPNLWPHVSSLSVRTLILTGEKDEKFVQIGQKLKEEIPNSHTVQVSDVGHTIHVEDSAEFDTIILGFLKEEQND
- the menB gene encoding 1,4-dihydroxy-2-naphthoyl-CoA synthase; this encodes MTRQWETLREYDEIKYEFFEGIAKVTINRPEVRNAFTPKTVAEMIDAFSRARDDQNVSVIILTGEGDKAFCSGGDQKKRGHGGYVGEDEIPRLNVLDLQRLIRVIPKPVIAMVRGYAIGGGNVLNVVCDLTIAADNAIFGQTGPKVGSFDAGYGSGYLARIVGHKKAREIWYLCRQYNAQEALDMGLVNTVVPLDKVEDETVQWCKDMMKHSPTALRFLKAAMNADTDGLAGLQQMAGDATLLYYTTDEAKEGRDAFKEKRDPDFDQFPKFP